In Nostoc piscinale CENA21, the genomic stretch TGTCACCGCCAAAATGGGGGTATGGGGACGGAATTTAGAAACGTTACGCGCCGTCGCCCCAGTTTGGGTTAAGGTCATGATTGCGGAGGCTCCCAAGTTTTCAGCAATTTGACCTACGGCTTGGCTGATGGCGTTAGGAATGGAACGTCTACTATCTCGCTGTTGGCGGATATCTGAGTTGCGTTGTTCTTGTTCGATACGTTCGGCAATCCGCGCCATTGTGGCGACTGCTTCCACTGGGTAACTACCAACGGCAGTTTCGTTAGAAAGCATGACTGCATCAGTACCATCTAAAATGGCGTTGGCTACGTCTGATACTTCGGCGCGGGTGGGGCGGGGATTGCTCACCATGCTATCTAGCATTTGAGTAGCGGTGATAATGGGAATCCCCAAGCGGTTGGCTGTGGAAATTAACCGTTTTTGTAATACAGGAACATCTTCGGCTGGTAGTTCTACCCCTAAGTCACCTCTAGCAACCATTACGCCATCACACAAAGCTAGAACGGCTTCCATTTGTTCAATAGCTTCGTGCTTTTCAATTTTGGCAATGACTGGTACTTGCTTGCCGGTGCTGGAAATCAATTCTTTGATTTCGATGACATCTTGGGGGTTGCGGACAAAGGAAAGTGCTACCCAGTCTACGCCTTGGTCAAGACCAAACATCAAGTCCTCGCGGTCTTTGTCGGTCATGGCTTTAATGGACAGGTAAACCCCAGGAAAGTTTACGCCTTTGTTATTAGATAATTTGCCACCGACGGTGACACGGCAAAGCAAATCACCTTTTTCCCGATTGGTTTCTTCCACTACCATCTCGACTCGTCCGTCATCGAGGAGAATTTTGGCTCCGGCGGGGACTTCTTCTGCCAAATATTCGTAAGTTACACAGCTAATTTCTTGTGTACCTACAACTTGGCGATTAGTTAAGATGAAGCGATCGCCTTTTGCTAAAACTATAGACCCATTTTCAAACCGCCCCAAGCGAATTTTTGGCCCTTGCAAGTCTTGCAAAATTGCCACTGGCTGATTAAGTTCAAAAGCAGTTTGCCTAATTAAGCGAATGTTTCGCTGGTGATCGGCATGAGTACCATGAGAAAAGTTAAGGCGCAGCGTGGTTGCTCCTGCTTCGATAATCGCTTTGAGCATTTCTGGGCTGCTGGTAGCGGGGCCAATTGTAGCGACAATTTTTGTCCGACGTAGAGAATCTCTTAATTGCATAGGGGCTGATTTTAGGGATCTTATTAAGCAGTCATAGTAAGTTCAGGGAGATGCTGTATTCAGTTACTGCCACATCCATCAATTTAAGCAGTTAGCGCGGGGCAGATAAAGGGTAGATTTGGGGAAATGATTTTAAATGTCAATTGCTGAGTTTTCCCTTTGATTATTCCTAGTAACTAAGGAACAGATTAGCTATCGTACACTAATCTTGATGCCCTCTCTCCCCAGGAATATATTTTCTCTCTACTCTTGAATAACTGAGCGATACACCCTAATTATCAGCAAATGCTTGGGTTTTGTTTGGAATCATAGCGTTATTCATCTACTGCGAAGCAGATGTTTAGATAAAAAAATTGCTATACAAAACTTCATTAAACTTTATTTTTTACTAAGATTGATCGTATATTCGTAATGTTTGATTAGGTAAGGAGTAACAAATGCTCGCGCTGGAGGCAGAACCAAAAGTATTGAAAATCCCGCCCAAGGAATTTTTAGAGCCTCCCGGTAATTTCAGCCCGACAATGTTAATTTTTTTGTCTGCTGTGACGATGCTGGTGCTATCCAATTTTGGCTACTGGTTGTGGGAATGGCCACACTGGTTATGCTTTTGTGTTAACACTTTAGCTTTGCATGGCTCTGGGACAGTAATTCATGATGCTTGTCACCAGTCTGCACATCGTAACCGGATAATTAACGCGATGCTAGGTCATGGTAGTGCTTTAATATTGGCTTTTGCGTTTCCTGTGTTTACGCGCGTACATTTGCAACATCATGGTAATGTTAATCATCCCCAAGATGACCCAGATCATTATGTCTCTACAGGGGGGCCTTTGTGGTTGATTGCAGTGCGGTTTTTATACCATGAGGTGTTTTTCTTTAAAAGACAACTATGGCGAAAATATGAATTGTTAGAGTGGTTTATTAGCCGCTTGATTGTTGTCAGTATTGTATATATTTCCGTTCAGTATGGATTTTTAGGTTATATTCTCAATTTTTGGTTTATTCCCGCTTTTATAGTTGGGATAGCATTAGGATTATTTTTTGATTATCTGCCACATCGGCCATTTGTAGAGCGCGATCGCTGGAAAAATGCCCGTGTCTATCCTAATCCCATTCTCAATCTCTTGATTATGGGACAAAATTATCACCTAGTTCATCATCTTTGGCCTTCAATTCCCTGGTACAATTATCAACCAGCGTATTATGTGATGAAGCCACTTTTAGATGCAAAAGGCTGTTATCAAACTTCGGGATTATTACAAAAGAAAGATTTTTTTGAATTTGTTTACGACATTTTTTTAGGAATTCGGTTTCATCATCATAAGCCAACTGATAACTAACAATTCGGAGGCTGAAATGAAAATTTGGGTATGGAGTGCCGTTGGCGTTTTAGCTGTTAATTTAACTGTGCTGGCAATTGTGGCATTTTTAATTCACCGCGACAGTACCCAACCAAACTATAATCAATCGCAAATCATGCAAAGTGCTGAGTCACCGAAGTTTGCTTAACGGGGGGAACCCCCCTCCGGGTTCGGTAGTTCGCAATCGACGGGAACCGCCAAGACTGCGACTACCTCACCGCACGCAACTTCTAGCTGAGTAAATTAGGACTTAAGCATAAGAACTAAAAATTAAGGGTTTTGGTGAGAGTGTAGGGGTATAGGTGTGTATGTATCTACAACCCTTACATCTCATACCCTTTCACCCCTAAACCCAGTCTCTACAGACAACTTTGGTGCGTAAGTCCTGTCATGTTTAACGATTGATATTCCCTGGTGTGGGTAAGGAATTTTGAATATTAGGTTCAGGGGAAATTATCTGCAAAGACCAATAACTCACAACCATCAAAATTAAACCAGAAACCACACCAATTAGTAAGCCAACCACTAAAGGTGAATTTTTGGGAATAACAGAAGTTTCAGGAATGCTGGTTGGTTTTTCTAAAAGTGGTGCTGATATGGTACTACTTATCACTGCATGAGATTGATATGCAGATAAATTATTGTGAGATGGAAATTTTGACAGTAGGGTAGCATCTTGATTATTGATAAGAGGTAATAGTGCTTCTAATACTTCCTTGGCGGATTTATATCTGTCTTGAAAGTGATAACGCACCATTCTATTAATTACCGCCGCGAATTCAACATTTACCTCAGCTAAATGTTGCCAAATAATTTCACCTGTTTTGCGATTTTCTGGTAATTGTGTGGGATGTACGCCGGTGAGTGCTTGAATTGCAATCATCCCTAAAGCATAGATATCACTATTAGGTTTTGGTCTGCCACGTTGTTGTTCACTCGGCATATATCCTGGTGTACCGATCGCAATTGTAGAATATTCAATCGGAACTAAATTTTTTTGGTTTTTAACCAATTGCGTCAAAATTGGTTTCACTGCCCCAAAATCAATCAAAACTAAACGATTATCTGATGTTCGGCGGATAATATTACTGGGTTTGACATCTCGATGTATTAACCCATGACTGTGAACAAAATGCAGAATTTCTAAAACCTCACGCAGAAGTTGAATAACTTGGCTTTGCGTCCAACAGTAACCAGGCTGGAGTTCTGTACTTAATGTATGTCCTGCAATAAATTGTTGTACTAAGTAGAATTCTTGGTCATCTTCAAAATAAGTCAACAAATGGGGAACTAAATCATAGTCACCAAGTTTTTGTAGTGCTTGTGTTTCTCGATTAAATAGCCGTCGGCGAATTTCTACAGGAATGGAAAGTTCGCTACTCGGTAAAAAATGTTTGATAACGCAGGTGGGACGGTGCGGAAGATACGTGTCTTCAGCCATGTAAGTTTTACAAAACGTTCCTTGACTTAAAACTTGTACAACCTGGTAACGTTCACTTAGTAACTTTATTAACATGTTACGATTTACCTGACGGTTGTTTGCCGTAATTCTACTTAAAGAGATTTACTTATAATTTACTTATATTTTTAATATATATTCTTGATTAAAGACAGTTAATAAAATTCAATCTAATGAGCAACAGTAATAGAAGAGCTGTTTCACTCAGCACAGATGCTATCCAAATGATCAGGGGTCTAATCATTGGTGAAGTCATTACAATTGTACTCATTGGTGGGCTTTGGTTGTGGCTAAGACCACGCTTATTTGTTAATAATCGTCCAGATTCTGTCTCTAGTCAGAATCCCGCCACTGTCAGTAGTCTTACGGGTTCAACCTTTGCTAATGTGAATGATATGCCAATCGGTGCTTTTAATTACGGTGGCAGTACAGCTTGGGCATCAATTAGACAACTAGTAGATTCACAGATTCAAAATACTCGTCCTGAATTTCAATTGCTCTATGTTAATCCTACAGATAGTAGTCCTGGTTCGGGCGCAGGAATTAGGATGTTGCTGTCTGGAGAGTTAGACTTTACTCAATCATCCCGTCCCCTAACAGATGCAGAACAAGCGGAGGCGAAAAAACAAGGTGTCACAATTGAACAACGTCAAGTGGGAATGGATGGAGTGGCTGTAGTAGTTAACCCAGAATTACAAGTACCTGGTTTAACAGTTGCACAGTTACAAAAAATTTATCTGGGAGAGATTACTAACTGGAAGCAAGTAGGCGGAAAAGATTTGCCAATTGTACCGTTGTCTCAATCACCTGACAATGCCGACACGCTTTTATTTGCTGATAAGCCAGCAGATCAGCAAAATTTCGGCTCGCAGGTAGAGTATGTTTACTCAACGACAGAAGCATTACGCCGCATTAAAACAACTCCTGGTAGTGTGTATTATGCCTCGGCTAGAGGGGTAATCAATCAATGTGGCGTGAAGCTACTACCTTTGGGGGTAAGTTCCGACAAGTTTGTGTCTCTTTACCGTGAACCAGTTGTAGAGCCAAATCAATGTCCTCGACAACGCAATCAACTAAATCCATCTGTCATCAAAAACGGTAGTTATCCACTAACTTCGCCATTATTTGTGATGATTAAACAAAACCAAGGTCAAGCACAACAAGTTGGGGAAGCATACGCCAAACTATTGCTGACTGAACAAGGACAAAGAGCGATCGCCCAAGCTGGCTTTTTACCTGTTAATAGCCAAGAAATAGCTGCTCATTAACCTACTTCAAACTGATGGTGCGCCTAATAATTGCAACTTTGTATCGTACTCATAGCTGAAAATACAATTAATAAAATCTGGGATTTTTTGCATCAATTAGAGTTTTGTAAACATAATTATGTAGATTAATCACTAAAATTTGCATAAAAAAATTTGTGATTTTTCTATTAATTTTTATGCAAATATATTTACGTGTAAATCAGTGTTCAACTGAGCCATCACTATCATAATTTGATAGTGAGGAAACGAGCCTGACTGATTTGTTTCTTATAGTTAATCTACTGGGAATACTAAAGGTAATTATTTTCAGGTGACGAACATAGTCGCACAGGCTGAAAATATAAATTACCAACTATCCTGTATCTCTTAATATGGCTGTTCTCAATTCACGCTCATCAAACCAAAAAACTAATTACATTACACAAGCTAAATCAACAATTCTTCAATGGACACAACGCTTGCAGGTAGGACAGAAAATTGCTTGCGGGTATGGAATAGCTTTGAGTGTGGCTGTTTGTGGAACGCTGGTTGGTTCACTGTTGGGAGATCATTACAACCAGGTAGCACTAGAAGCACAAGAAGATGCTCTACAAGAGATTCAGTTGATTAATCACCTGAAGATAGTTGAATTAACAACTAGGAATAAACGCCAACAGTTAATTACTTATTTGGATAATCCCCAACTTTTACAACACGAGGTTCTAGAACTAAGACAATCCATGACCGAGTTTAGGAAAATATGGTCACAATTGCAAGTTTTGGAAGGTGATATACACACTCAAGCGGGAGATACAGAAGAAGAAATTGCTATAGTTCAAAACTTTATGCAGACTTATCAAGGAGTACCAGAAGCTTACCTGCAAAAAGTTGAGCAACTGTTAGATGTACTCAAGCAAGAAAATTGGCACCCAAAAAATATTCAGGAAGCACAACAGCAGTTAATTAATTTTGATCGTAGTCAGGATGTATCTAGGATTAATCATTTTTCTGAAGCTCTAACCCAGATGGTGGTACGAGCGGCGGGTGAATATAAAGATGCAGAAGAGATTCTCTTGTCGGCTCAAAAAATTGCGATCGCAAATTATTATTACTAGCTTAGTCTTATCTGTGCTGCTGGCTGCGGTTTTAGCATTTTACACCAGTCGGGCGATCGCACAACCAATTCAAAACCTCACCCAAACAGTGCAGCATTCCATCCAAACATCTGATTTTGATGTACAAGTACCAGTGACGGCGGGAGATGAAGTAGGTGTTTTGGCGACTTCGTTTAATCAGCTAATTCAAGCTATCAAACAACTTTTAGCCGAACAACAAAAAGCCAATCAATATTTAGAAAATCAAGTTGCTCAACGTACTCAAGAGTTACAAGCAAATAATCAACATCTCCAAAAAACTCTAGAAGAACTGCATCGGACTCAATCTCAAATGGTGCAGAATGAAAAAATGTCTGCTTTAGGACAAATGGTGGCAGGTGTAGCTCACGAAATCAACAATCCAGTGAGCTTTATTTATGGCAATCTCAGTTATATTCAGCAATACACTCAAGACTTAGTAAAATTAATTCGTTCTTATCAAAAATGTTACCCTAATCCACCACAAGCCTTAAAAGCAGAAGTTGATGAACTAGAATTAGAATTTTTACATAAAGATTTACAAAAAAATTGTCAATTCAATGGAAATTGGTGCTAATCGTATCCGAGAAATTGTCAAATCTTTGCGAAATTTTTCGCGCTTGGATGAAGCAGAATTCAAAGCGGTAAATATGCACGAAGGTATTGATAGCACTTTAATGATTTTGCAACATCGTCTCAAAGACCAGCCTAAGCATCCGCAAATTCAGGTCATTAAAGAATATACTATGTTACCGTTAGTTGAGTGCTATGCCGGACAAATCAACCAAGTATTTTTGAGTATATTGACAAATGCGATTGATGCTTTAGAGGAAACCCATCAAAAAAGCCCAAAGCAACCTCTCACTATCTTGATTCAAACTCAAAGAAAATCGGAAACTGATATTTTAATTACCATTGCAGATAATGGTACAGGTATTCCAGAATCAGTAAAATCAAAGTTATTTGACCCTTTTTTTACAACTAAACCTGTTGGTAAAGGTACAGGATTAGGCTTATCAATTAGTTATGAAATTATTACCGAAAAACATCAAGGAAAGCTTTGGTGTGAATCCAGTCTAGGAAAAGGTACTAAATTTTTTATTCAAATTCCCATTCAGCAAGATTTGCCCTCAGAAGGCAAAATTAAGGAGGCAAGAGGCAGAAAGGAATCCCCGTAAATAAAGGAGGGAGGAGGCAGAAGGCAAGAGGAAAGAGGGTTGTAGTTTAATTCACCTTTCTTAATATAGTTATGTTTTTTACCACAGACTTACTTAAAATCTGGGATTTTTTGCATAAATAAGGTTTAGTCCTAGTATTTAGATTCATCTAGAGGTGTGGCTAGAGATTCCAAGTATTTGAGAAAATTGAGTAATTCTTCTTGGGTTAATAAATGGCGCGATCGCTTACCATAGGTTTTTATCAGATAATCTCTTCCCCACTCTACACTCAAACCTAATCGCTGCATTTCTTGATCAGTTTGAGCTATAACCTGAATAAACAAATCTTCTCGTGGTGATGGTGTAGGTTGAGCTTCCAAGTATCTGAGAAAATCGAGTAATTCTGATTCGGTTAATAAAGTCCGCCCTCTCTTGCCATAAGTTTTAATGAGATATTTTCTTCCCTGTTCTGGTGTCCAGCCTAAACGGTGTAATTCAACATCAGTTTTAGCTAATACTTCCGCTAAATTTACTGGTTTCATAAATGACTGAATTTTTTAGTATGACAAGGTAGTTTTGTAGTTTGGTTTTGATTGGATGAATTTTGAGAGTCAGCCATAATTACAAACTAAAACTTACACTAACTTCTTCAACCCTTATCTGTCTGTGTACTCTCTGGTTCGTTTCTGATACTAAAATCCAAACAATATCAGCCATTTGTCCTTACCAAGGATAAAGGACAAATGACTAATGACAAATCACTAATTAAAACCCCGCAATTGGATCAGGTTGAGATTGGAGATATTGTAAAAAGCTGTGCAGTTCTTCTTCAGTCAGCAAAGTACGTCCCCGTTTACCATAGGTTTTAATCAGATGTTCTCTTCCTTGTTCTGGTGTCCAGCCTAAACGTTGCAACTCCACATCAGTTTTTGCAATCACATCAGATAAATCAACTGCTTCCGCTTTCTTTTTTCTTTTACTGGTAGTTGTTGAAGTAGTTGTAGTTTCAGAAGAACTATAGTTACGGGGTGTAAATGGGGTGACATTACTCGCTGTCATTCCCGAAAAAGCTGGTGTTTCTGGTTGATGCGGAACTTCAATTTCTAAATTATCCGCAGAGGGAACAAACGCTGGCTCTCGACTGGGAGTTAAAGGTAAGCTAGGCGTTAAATCTGGGGTATGAGTATCAATGCTTAATGCTTCATTGGCAAATAAATCGGGTGTGAGAGTTTTACTACTAGCAGCTACAGGAGATATTTCCGGTTTACTAGTCACTAATTCCAAATTTTTATCGGGTGTAGCAGCATAAGTTGATTCACTGACATTTACTGTTGTCTGAATTACAGGAGTAGGTGCTACAGCATTTGTTACTGGAGGCGATGATTCTGCCTGAGTTTGTGGTGTATTTTTTACCCCTAATACCATCA encodes the following:
- the pyk gene encoding pyruvate kinase, whose amino-acid sequence is MQLRDSLRRTKIVATIGPATSSPEMLKAIIEAGATTLRLNFSHGTHADHQRNIRLIRQTAFELNQPVAILQDLQGPKIRLGRFENGSIVLAKGDRFILTNRQVVGTQEISCVTYEYLAEEVPAGAKILLDDGRVEMVVEETNREKGDLLCRVTVGGKLSNNKGVNFPGVYLSIKAMTDKDREDLMFGLDQGVDWVALSFVRNPQDVIEIKELISSTGKQVPVIAKIEKHEAIEQMEAVLALCDGVMVARGDLGVELPAEDVPVLQKRLISTANRLGIPIITATQMLDSMVSNPRPTRAEVSDVANAILDGTDAVMLSNETAVGSYPVEAVATMARIAERIEQEQRNSDIRQQRDSRRSIPNAISQAVGQIAENLGASAIMTLTQTGATARNVSKFRPHTPILAVTPHVNVARQLQLVWGVKPLLVLGLPSTGQTFQAAINVAQEHKLLFEGDLVVMTAGTLQGVSGSTDLIKVEVVTAVLGQGIGLGQGSVSGRARVAQTGMDVSNFNPGDILVAPRTGADFVEAIRKASGIITEEDSLTCHAAVIGLRLGVPVIVGVKKATQVIRDGAILTLDVQRGLVYSGAVGTP
- the crtR gene encoding beta-carotene hydroxylase, encoding MLALEAEPKVLKIPPKEFLEPPGNFSPTMLIFLSAVTMLVLSNFGYWLWEWPHWLCFCVNTLALHGSGTVIHDACHQSAHRNRIINAMLGHGSALILAFAFPVFTRVHLQHHGNVNHPQDDPDHYVSTGGPLWLIAVRFLYHEVFFFKRQLWRKYELLEWFISRLIVVSIVYISVQYGFLGYILNFWFIPAFIVGIALGLFFDYLPHRPFVERDRWKNARVYPNPILNLLIMGQNYHLVHHLWPSIPWYNYQPAYYVMKPLLDAKGCYQTSGLLQKKDFFEFVYDIFLGIRFHHHKPTDN
- a CDS encoding serine/threonine-protein kinase, producing the protein MLIKLLSERYQVVQVLSQGTFCKTYMAEDTYLPHRPTCVIKHFLPSSELSIPVEIRRRLFNRETQALQKLGDYDLVPHLLTYFEDDQEFYLVQQFIAGHTLSTELQPGYCWTQSQVIQLLREVLEILHFVHSHGLIHRDVKPSNIIRRTSDNRLVLIDFGAVKPILTQLVKNQKNLVPIEYSTIAIGTPGYMPSEQQRGRPKPNSDIYALGMIAIQALTGVHPTQLPENRKTGEIIWQHLAEVNVEFAAVINRMVRYHFQDRYKSAKEVLEALLPLINNQDATLLSKFPSHNNLSAYQSHAVISSTISAPLLEKPTSIPETSVIPKNSPLVVGLLIGVVSGLILMVVSYWSLQIISPEPNIQNSLPTPGNINR
- a CDS encoding PstS family phosphate ABC transporter substrate-binding protein; this encodes MSNSNRRAVSLSTDAIQMIRGLIIGEVITIVLIGGLWLWLRPRLFVNNRPDSVSSQNPATVSSLTGSTFANVNDMPIGAFNYGGSTAWASIRQLVDSQIQNTRPEFQLLYVNPTDSSPGSGAGIRMLLSGELDFTQSSRPLTDAEQAEAKKQGVTIEQRQVGMDGVAVVVNPELQVPGLTVAQLQKIYLGEITNWKQVGGKDLPIVPLSQSPDNADTLLFADKPADQQNFGSQVEYVYSTTEALRRIKTTPGSVYYASARGVINQCGVKLLPLGVSSDKFVSLYREPVVEPNQCPRQRNQLNPSVIKNGSYPLTSPLFVMIKQNQGQAQQVGEAYAKLLLTEQGQRAIAQAGFLPVNSQEIAAH
- a CDS encoding HAMP domain-containing protein yields the protein MQKRFSCRLKKLRSQIIITSLVLSVLLAAVLAFYTSRAIAQPIQNLTQTVQHSIQTSDFDVQVPVTAGDEVGVLATSFNQLIQAIKQLLAEQQKANQYLENQVAQRTQELQANNQHLQKTLEELHRTQSQMVQNEKMSALGQMVAGVAHEINNPVSFIYGNLSYIQQYTQDLVKLIRSYQKCYPNPPQALKAEVDELELEFLHKDLQKNCQFNGNWC
- a CDS encoding sensor histidine kinase — protein: MEIGANRIREIVKSLRNFSRLDEAEFKAVNMHEGIDSTLMILQHRLKDQPKHPQIQVIKEYTMLPLVECYAGQINQVFLSILTNAIDALEETHQKSPKQPLTILIQTQRKSETDILITIADNGTGIPESVKSKLFDPFFTTKPVGKGTGLGLSISYEIITEKHQGKLWCESSLGKGTKFFIQIPIQQDLPSEGKIKEARGRKESP